A genomic region of uncultured Paludibaculum sp. contains the following coding sequences:
- the rimM gene encoding ribosome maturation factor RimM (Essential for efficient processing of 16S rRNA), whose amino-acid sequence MGSSAPVGPPVDWVLIGRLTSIHGLRGEVLVDGWNDVERYDEWPLVWLRDQSGGWAHDGMALRVETVRPHKGGLLVAFAGLDSIDDVEPLKGCELVIRKSDRPALPEGEYYMADLVGCAVFDRATGQKLGTVTGWQEFGGPELLEVSAEGAKPGEPVDSFSIPFARSICVDIDPAGRRIGVDLPEGLLELNRAAPKEPGSDR is encoded by the coding sequence ATGGGGAGTTCCGCACCGGTTGGGCCGCCTGTCGATTGGGTACTGATCGGGAGGCTCACCTCCATCCACGGCCTGCGGGGGGAAGTCCTCGTCGATGGCTGGAATGACGTTGAGCGCTACGATGAGTGGCCGCTGGTTTGGCTGAGAGATCAGTCCGGCGGTTGGGCCCATGACGGGATGGCGCTGCGGGTGGAAACCGTCCGCCCCCACAAGGGTGGCCTGCTGGTCGCCTTTGCCGGATTGGATTCGATCGACGATGTCGAGCCCCTGAAAGGGTGCGAGTTGGTGATCCGGAAATCGGATCGCCCGGCCCTCCCGGAAGGGGAGTATTACATGGCCGACCTGGTCGGCTGTGCGGTGTTTGACCGTGCCACGGGGCAAAAGCTGGGTACGGTGACCGGCTGGCAGGAGTTTGGCGGGCCGGAGTTGCTGGAAGTTTCGGCCGAGGGAGCGAAGCCGGGAGAGCCCGTGGACAGCTTTTCGATCCCCTTCGCCCGTTCGATCTGCGTGGACATCGATCCCGCGGGCCGGCGGATTGGCGTGGATCTGCCCGAGGGCTTGCTCGAATTGAACAGGGCCGCGCCCAAAGAGCCCGGTAGCGATCGATGA